The segment atgggttaacGTCGATTGAGCAAGATTCTAATTAATAGTAATTTATAATACGTACACTTTGTATTTCAAATACAccaagaatatttttataaacaaaAGAGAATTACGAGCAAAGAGGCTTTcaataaattcaatttatttaaagaaacgtAAGCAGGAATTAACGATTGTTACAAGTAAAACTACGCAACATATCGTAATATTGAGTATAACTAAAAACTTTATAAATTTAACATGCACAGTAGTATACAAAACATCAATTACATATACTTCTAAAATAAAGTCACAGATAGGCAACTTACACGGACCTTTTTGGCGCTCTCGCAGCACTATGTGCGGGCTAATCTAGAAACAAAATGAGGCAGAAATTCAATTGTTCAATTCAGTTATCAGATTCCTTCTGCCATACTTAAGGATCGAGAATAGTTATAATATCGATACCGGTTATGATCTTGACATTCTCGGCGATTGCAGAAGTCCGCCAAAAAGTAAATGGCTCCTGCAGTAAGCCATAGACTACACAAAGTGCTGTGAGATAAGTGTAAAAGAATAAAGTCATCAGCGCCATTCGCGAGCTGATCCATAAATAATGTGTGACCCCACTTTTTGGCGAATTTCCAGGGTCTGAATAAACCAAGTACGCACGTACAATTATTGCATATTGAACAATAAATACAGATACAATACCATATAGTACTGTGTTAAAAAACTAGTAACTAATACGTATTATGTTCTCGattctaattttattttatttcacgagTAAGTTTTCAATTATTCGTGTTATAGTCCCTAAAatctgaaaataaatattttcaagacTGTTGTGCCCTTCTTAACGTAACGAAGGAAAGAATTTCTAATATGTCGGAGACTTTTTGGTATTCTGCATCAATGGAACGTAAAATCCTGTTTGTTTCGCATAATTGCATATTTAGTAGTCATTATCAtctaacagacaattataccaccTTTCGAACATAAATTCAttgacaattttatttaatttgaataattaaaaCATCATTTATCGTAAATGGATATTTCGTTGCTGTAATATGAAGGATGGAGAGTGAAATAAATTCAAGAGATTTTTACGTTGTTGCGGAACATAGCTTCGTTTTACGGTAGCATTTAATAAGATTGCGTTGTACAGGTATTTAAAAGGCTTCTGCAGCGGTAACGGCATATCACGAAATCAATTCCGTAACTTAATAATAGGCGCACGCGGAAGCAAATAACACGTattttaaactttgtttcggcGCGTAAGAGCATCGAACCGCGTTCAGCCAACGCGAGAAGAAAAATCGAATTATTCGCGTGAAATATTCGACTAATGTCACAAGCATAAACGCCGTATGTTTACAATTGAATTCTACTGCGCGCCGTGCAATCGTGGCTAATTTCCAAGCGACAATCGATAATTTACATAATCACGTTACCGTGAGCCTACATACTTTGTAGGACATATCGAGGggcgattttttcttttttttttttcaaatgcgTTTAAGATGCATTCGTAAGTTGGAGAGCCTCCCGTAGAATACAGGCACACTTGCCGATTGGTTACGTCACTTCCAGGCGTGGTACGGTACGATGTGTGATGTGCGTGTGCTACTGAAAATGGCCGTGTACGTACGGGTCCGTCTAGTTTACTGATTTCGCGATACTTTTTTTCGCGTTTCACCGAGTAGTCTCGTACGGTGTCGGCGGATTTTTCGTGGACACGTACAGTTTGTGGGACCGTGCGATACAAAGTTCTCAGTGGACCGTCGATGGTTAGACACCGAGGCGAAGTGTGCCCGTTTCGTCAATGGTAGATCGTTAAAAGAGAAGGTGAGCAGAGGATGTGTctacagatttttttttttccaacgATTGTATCTGTCGGAGAAAAAAATGCACGAGTTTCTCGTTTCGACGACGACGAGGCGACGCGTGTGCACGGTCGTCCCGCGTCGCTGAAACGGGAATGTCCCTTCAGGATTCGCTACATCTCGACTCGAACGAAACGCGTATCGGTTTTGGCAGGCCACGAGCTGCATAGATGACTTCGTGAAAATTTCACCGATGCGTCCGAAACGCGTCCACGCATCGTTCTGTCGCGGTTCTCGTTTACGAACACTCGGGATATTTCTTCGGTCGGTTTCGTTGGGACGGATCTTATTCACGATATAATTCCGAGTCACTGAAGACGGGGAAAGTGTATTTACAAAACGATGGCGGACAGATACGACCGAAGATTGCTTGTCAAAATTGTGTCAGTCTCGTGACCGTCAACTTTCggtattttaaattaaagtttCGATCTTGTGTTTCCTCGTTAACCGAACTTTTCGACGTGCTTGAGTTATTCGATGGTAGATCACTGGTATTCTTTATCGAAACAACGAATGAAACGCAATTTCAgtggattagaaatttttttggaAGCAGCAAGTGGATAATTGTTAAAACAGTGTTAATTATATGTCAATTGCCGATGTACTTTCATAGTGAAACAGGATGTATCGAGGGATTGTATAGTACAAGCATTTATAGTTAATGCATTTATTTTAAAATGGtatgaatattaatatttagaaattggtTCGTACGTACTGAATAGAATTTATGGGCAATTCGAGTAAAAAATCTGtgttattttcaaataaatgtaTTATCTAGTTACTCGTATATTTAATTCTTGATGCATGGTTGCTCATGTATCAATGTTTCATATCTAATGtcatttttattacatttgTCTTGCTAATATCTGAAATTTTGATCACATAGACATTGTCCATAGTTTtaacatatttttttaaacaattggtGTATTATTATAAATCTCACATTAAATGTAACATATGTAATGTACATTATAACATTGTGTTCTTGTTAGCAAACAATAATGTATTTGTTAAAGTAGAATTTGCGATAGGATTTATTTTAAAATGTGTTTGTAATGAAATTTAGCTACAATATATAAAAGATCCTATTCTAGAGGTCTCTCTTGTTGGAATGTTGTTCTGTTAGCTATGTCCCAGTTTTCTCTATCAATGGAATTTGTATAGTATTACAGACACTGTActgaaagaaagcagttagtacaTTACTTTTTTCTGAAACTAACGTAACATTTTGCAACAAAACTGTTTGTTTAATCTTGATTTGTTTAAAATCTTGTACATGTATCAAAGAATATTTCtgtttttataatatttaatctACAAAGATTTAATTGCTGTTTAATTAATGTTGTTTTAAAATATCGAATTATCGTTAatatatttgctataatctcttATTAATCTTCTTTTGGGTTTCAGTTGGAAGCTGTTACACGTAAAAACGGAAGATTATTAATAATGGGTTTCGTTCTTATTGTATGTATCTGTACCGATTCAAACAATATATCTATCGATTAATGAGCATTGACTATAAGTTATCAAGATGCGGGAGAGATTTGGTACTATCCCCATGTATCAAACGGGGATCTAAACAACATCTTTTTCATGAAACATTTTCTATCGTAATAGAAAATACATTGACATACTTGAAAGCATGCAAGACCATATTTAAAACAGAAAGATGATTTTATGCATCTTGTAACTGTTTCGCGTAACAATGAATTATTTGAGTATTCTGTGAGATTTACGTTTAAGCGCAGTATTGATATAGATATTTGTTGTTAATGATTAATAATATTGAATTTTGTAACATAATGTAATAGAGACACAACTTTTATATATGCGAATGTGTTGTATGAGTATCGCAAAAATGTCATTCTTGTCGAATTTGAAGAAAGCGTTCCACTTTGGTGGTAATGatgcaaagaaaaagaaattatataataatattaaaatggaCTGTAACCCAGAGGAATTCTGGGAAATGGTAGGCGAACTTGGAGATGGAGCATTTGGCAAAGTTTACAAGGTAAAATTGCGAAtgaatttgtaataaatttaaaaaaaaaagtcatgtattaaacaatttttgtatGTTCCAGGCACAGCATAGGCAAACGCATCAGCTAGCTGCTGCGAAAATGTGTGCATTGGAGGGAGAAGACGATCTCAGTGATTTCATGATCGAAATAGATATTTTATCAGAGTGTAAACATCCAAATGTCGTTGAATTGCACGAAGCATATTTTATCGAGGGCAAGCTATGGGTATGTTcttgaattatttaatattttcagagaTCGTCGATATTTACGTACTGATTTTAACGAATTCACAGATGTTAATAGAATATTGCGACGGCGGTGCTGTTGATTCCATAATGGTTGAATTAGAGAAAGCTTTAACAGAGCCACAAATAGCTTACATATGCCAACACATGACCAAGGGTCTTGCATTTTTACACAAATCTAAAGTTATTCACAGGGATCTAAAGGCGGGAAACGTATTACTTACAATGGCTGGAGGAGTGAAATTAGGTAACCCTAATATTCTGATAAATCTATTTTGCATTTCGTAAATCTGGAAAATGTTAACGCGTTTCTGAATTCACAGCTGATTTCGGAGTGTCTGCAAAAAATAAGCATACTTTACAGAAGCACGATACATTTATTGGTACACCATATTGGATGGCGCCAGAAGTAGTATTATGCGAAACGTTTAGAGATAATCCTTATGATTTTAAAGTCAGTAACATTCTAAAATCGTAAACCTTATCTGCTAAATAAACAATAAATCTGAGTTTCGTTGTTGTTGCATATATCATGATCGGTACATTTCATTCTATAATAGGTAGATATCTGGTCGCTTGGAATTACTTTAATAGAGTTTGCACAAATGGAACCACCTAATCACGAAATGTCACCGATGCGGGTGCTCCTTAAAATACAAAAAAGCGATCCACCAAAACTCGATCAGCCTGGAAAATGGAGCAAAGATTTTAACGATTTCATTGCGAAGGCCCTTATAAAGGATCCAACATCGCGACCTACGGCAGACGAATTGATAAAGCATCCGTTCATAAGTCGAAATTTAGATTCGAAACCGATTAGAGATTTGTTATTGGAGTACAAAGCCGATGTCGTTGAAGAGGAATTGGTCGACGAAGAAGCAgaggtaatttttatttttagactaCATTTAAAAATCGCTGTCTGTTATCTTATCATTTTATTCAATAATGAAAACAATgcatttataaaataatatactgatATAAGAGTACAAATGGTTAATTAAGAGAAGTGTATGAATTGGGCAAACGATGATACAAATGCGATCATTAATGTTTTCGTATCGAAATTAGTATATCGTAACAGCACatagaaattttgtaattaatagCTATATACGGAAGCTTTATGGAcagaattaacatgtatatacgtTGTTACACGCTTTCATTTTGATAGAAGGCTAAAAAGGCGAAAAAACACAGAGAACAATATCAGCGGATTGGTAAGCTGCTTTTGagtgaaatattaatttttatatacaaGTTTCGTAGAGTTTTTAAACGATTACATATCGAGAAACATTCGTTTGCATTTAGAAAATTGACAACGTAAAACGAAATAGTTTTCTGTGCATTCTCACAAGTCATTAATGTGTTTCGTTCGAATCTCAAGAAACACGAGATTACACTTTGTACATTTATGCATGATAAATGTGGATAAAATTTCGAGGTAAATGCGTGCATGCGACATTCGGTGTTAATTCGTGCTTTATTCTTAATTTGCAAAATCGACACgtcgaaattattttcgtttaagaGGAATGAGTAGGATTGAGGTGACGTTTGCATTTGGTATTTGTTGCATACAATTATTCAGGATCGCGATCTTAAAAATTTTATAGTATAAATGCCTTCTTTCTTTTTCACACTTAATCTAATGATATCCTAATAAATATGTTGTTGTAATTTGGATAATTTGGCTGTGCATGCGGCTCTCCTGGGCCTCGCCAGCCCCATCATCCCTGCGTTTGTCAGGTCAGTAGCTTATGCAATAAGTGCtgtctaatttaattttaatatttttgtacataTCATTATAATCCCTCGctatttcatttcttttttcgaCTGCAATGCATAAGCTATTTTCAGTGTATTTCATTCACGTTCGGACCCAATACTTCCAACGACTACGTTAATTTGTAACAGttaatacagggtattcggccacccatgggaaaaattttaatgggggattctagaggccaaaataaaacgaaaatcaagaatactaatttgttgattgaggcttccttaaaaagttattaacgtttaaagttccggccgtagaactgcaatttgtccacctacttgaatttttttctcgaaagtgcgtaggatttcgggggtatgtctaatgaccaaaaatgcttgtaattgacccctgtaaataaatataatttttttagaatgatttgaaattttttttttttcgtcgaaaaatttgggcacctaattagattttcggtaaggaatttttttctcaaaagtgcgtaggatttcgggggtatgtgtatccatcaaaaatgattgtaattggcccccgcaccgaaaaataatttttccagaacgatttgaaatatttgaatttaattgttaataactttttgacgaagcctccatcaacagattggtattcttgattttcgtcttattttggcctttagaatcccccattaaaatttttccctggggtggtcgaacaccctgtatatttcaatgaataatttttttttttaactcatagctttatgtttatattaaataatcttTTTCCTAATTTGCGTTACTCTAATCTCTTTGGAATTTTACGTGTCTTAATATAGAAAATGTATCAGTTCAAGTCCTATAAATAACGAATTAAGTAACGTATATTAATTGTACgactatataaatataatacgaGTAAATATTTCAGGAGCAACGCACGTCTCAGCTTCCTCTGGAGCTGGACCAACTCGGAGATGACTCTGCATCTATGCGCAGTGACGCTGATGTTAAGAGTAAGTTCTATTCTTGATCTAACAGTTacacgttcgagaaaaaaagatTGATAAATTGATTAATATTCCTTTAGTttctgaaaaagaaaatcttattgCATCACCCGTGTCTGCGAAAAAAGAAGAGAGCCACAAACGAGAGATCAATAGGGATGGTGAAAAGGAGGACAGGAACAAGAAATTACGTAAAGCAGAATCTAAAGAGAACATACCTGCTTCCGTTGAGAAGAAACAagtaattatttcaaattactCGTCGATATTTTCATACGTGTATtaacaataatatttatttatttttcaggcACCTAAACCTCCTAGTACAAGCGAAACAAACGAACGTCGAATATCTCGTGAAAAAGGTCCTGCGCCTCCTCCGCCGCCTATGCGCCAAGATAGCAAAAACGAAGATAAGGAAAATAATTTGAAGATCGCTGATAAGCAAAGTTCCGTCGAAATGATGGATCAGTGCAAGGTCGCCGACGAGAAACAGCAAGACGATGTATTATCAAAATGTCAAGAAACGTTAGATAGGGAACAAACATATGTAGATACGCTCCGCGAGAAGCAAAACGTGCTGGGTAGCTTAGAGAAAATAACAGACGAAAAGGAGAAAAGTAATTTAGATATGACGAAGAAATTCGATATTAAACAAAAACCGGTAGATAATAAAATAGGTCCACCTACGAGGACGCAATTAACTTTGGAAGAGAAGAGGAAATCTGCGCCAGTTAAACAAGAATCATCGGAAGACTGGTCAAAGCCGATGTTCAACAAACAGTCATCCTTAGAAGAGAAAAGCAGgttcttatttatttatattgttaccgaataatattttttatgaaaGTCACTAACGTAAAAGTATACATTTGGTTGCAGATTCGAAAAGAAAACACCGGTCGATGTACAAGTTAAACGACAATCTTCGACGGAAGAGAATTATAAGAGTTTGCAGGAGAAACGAAAGTCGGTAGAGGAGAAGATAAATGCGGTGTTGGAGAAACGATTTTCAATGGACTCCGAAATGCGAATGAACATTTCTTCGTTGGAGAAACTGGCGCACCGGGAAATACCAAACGTGATCTCGTCcgaaaaaaatattatgaaaGCCTGTTCCACCGAGAATATCAAAACGGATTACGGGCCGTGTAAAGCGGAGTCGGTTGTTAAAAGTCACAGCGAAGGATCTTCCAGATACGATTCGCTGGAAAACTTTTCGGACGAGTTTGATGGTAAACGGGACAAAAAGAAGTGGCTGCACAAGGAGTACAATCATGAGAACGCCGCGGACGATACGCCGAACAGTGAGAAGAAAGGTTCCTCGGTGAACGTATCGGTGATCACATCGACGCCTATTAGAAGTAGAAGTACATCTAGAAGAGGTAGCGGCGATAACGTAGTTGTCATTACGGGTAAGAGAGCTGTTTAATCGTTTGAAAATAGAAATGTATCAATGATCGTGGTTTTTGCTAGAATTTTTAATCCCTTGATTGTATTTGATCTCGAAACGCAATCTGATATCTATGGTTACTATGTTGCCTTTCATTCAAGCACAGTGATAGCGAAAGCAGTCAGTTGTACAAGCCCGTATCTCATACGGATGTGTGGGCGTCGTATGTAAAAGTTGGAGATCGCGCGAGATCCGCATGTgggcgtcaaggggttaaacggAACATTCCATTCACAGAGATTCCTTTCGTTTGCACGTCGTTTTAAGTATCCAACTATCTTTCGATTTACAGGtaaatctgatcaagaagtacgtCCAAATACATCAACCGTCCGAATCACAGCCGACAGCCCGGATTTATCCAACAGTCTTGCGAGCAATATAAGTCAAGTAACAGTCGTGACTACGCATCCTCCGGTATTGGTCGACGCCGTGACGCCGTCGCCACTTTCTTGCCGACCGTCGCCAACGTCGGAAGTCGTCATCGTCGCGAACGAATTGAACAAGACGCAGGTGAACGAAACTTCCACCGACGACGACGGGTTCCCCAGTTTGGACAGTTTGGAGTACACGCCACAGGAGCAGCCCATTATTCTGACCGACGTCTCGAAGAGAGTCGGCAAGAAGTTGGACGAATCCGAGGTTCTCATTGTGAGCCCAATTATAGACGATTTACAGGATACTAGTCACGTGTCTGTTGTTACTGTCGGCGACGACAAGGAACAAGTGAAAGACTCTTCGGTACTTAACAAACACGACGCCGTACGGACCTCCTCCTCGCACAGTGATGTGAGCTTGGTCGAGAGATCGAGCACAAAGAGCGACAGCGGGGACGAAATAACTAAAATGATAGTCGCTGGAACGACTGTCGAGCCGATAGATGACGACGCGGAGAGGAACTCGAAGAAAATGAACGGTTTGATAAAGAACGACAAGTCTTCCATGGGTCGTATCGACGAAAAGGCGATAAAGACGATCAAACAGAAGGAAGGTGGCAAGGGATACAAGGAGAAGAGAGTGTCCCCGGACAGTTTCGAGGGATCCAGGTCACAGAGCGAGTCTGGATCGACGAGGTCTCACACGCCGAGCAAGAGTATAGATCGATCCGACGCCGAATCCATTTCCACCACGATAAGCCAGGATAGCAGGGAATCGAATAAGGAGAATCACATAGGTCAAGGCCAGTCGACGGAAGTGGAAGAGGAAGTGGTGTTACGACGGAAGCCCGACTACAATCGGGACATACCGCGACCGACGAGGACGAAAGAGGACATACAGATGATGAATCTGAAGAAGAAGACGCGGAAACGAACTAGAAAGTTCGAGATCGACGGAGTCGTGGTGACCACGACCACGTCGAAGGTTATCTACGGCGACGACGAGAACGGAAAGGTGTACGACGATCAGATCTTCAGGAAGCAAGAGCTAAGGGAGCTGAAGATGTTGCAGAAAATGGAGCAGAAGCAGTTCCAAGATTTGTCGCAGAAGGCGCAGTTCAACAAGGATCAGCAAGAGAAGCGTTTCGAGCAGGAACGACAGCTCCTGGAACGGAACGCCGAGACCGATCTGGAGACTCTGGCTCGACAGCAGAGGCAGCAGATCGAGCGGGCGGAGGCGCAACAGGAGGCTGACATTCGGCTGGCGTCGAAGAAGATTCGCAGCGAGCAGGAGAGGGACCTGAAGCAATTCCGGGACGGTATAAAGCAAGAGACGAGGTTGCTCAAGCAAGAAGTGGATCTGATGCCGAAGGACAAAAGGAAGAGCGCGTTCAAGATACGCAAAGAGAAGTTGGACAACGAACACGAGGAGAGGGAGAAGCATTTTTTAGATAAACTGAACGAGAGCCACGATTTGTCGTTGAGGAGATTGTCCGACAGCCATCGGGAGAAGATCGCCCTGATGGAGAGGCAGTTCCTGCAGCAGAAGCAACAGCTGATGAGGACCAGAGAGGCGTCCATTTGGGAGCAAGAGGAACGGCACATTCACGAGAAACAGCAACTGCTGAAGAAACAGCTCAAGGATATAT is part of the Colletes latitarsis isolate SP2378_abdomen chromosome 10, iyColLati1, whole genome shotgun sequence genome and harbors:
- the Slik gene encoding sterile20-like kinase isoform X3; protein product: MRMCCMSIAKMSFLSNLKKAFHFGGNDAKKKKLYNNIKMDCNPEEFWEMVGELGDGAFGKVYKAQHRQTHQLAAAKMCALEGEDDLSDFMIEIDILSECKHPNVVELHEAYFIEGKLWMLIEYCDGGAVDSIMVELEKALTEPQIAYICQHMTKGLAFLHKSKVIHRDLKAGNVLLTMAGGVKLADFGVSAKNKHTLQKHDTFIGTPYWMAPEVVLCETFRDNPYDFKVDIWSLGITLIEFAQMEPPNHEMSPMRVLLKIQKSDPPKLDQPGKWSKDFNDFIAKALIKDPTSRPTADELIKHPFISRNLDSKPIRDLLLEYKADVVEEELVDEEAEKAKKAKKHREQYQRIGCACGSPGPRQPHHPCVCQEQRTSQLPLELDQLGDDSASMRSDADVKISEKENLIASPVSAKKEESHKREINRDGEKEDRNKKLRKAESKENIPASVEKKQAPKPPSTSETNERRISREKGPAPPPPPMRQDSKNEDKENNLKIADKQSSVEMMDQCKVADEKQQDDVLSKCQETLDREQTYVDTLREKQNVLGSLEKITDEKEKSNLDMTKKFDIKQKPVDNKIGPPTRTQLTLEEKRKSAPVKQESSEDWSKPMFNKQSSLEEKSRFEKKTPVDVQVKRQSSTEENYKSLQEKRKSVEEKINAVLEKRFSMDSEMRMNISSLEKLAHREIPNVISSEKNIMKACSTENIKTDYGPCKAESVVKSHSEGSSRYDSLENFSDEFDGKRDKKKWLHKEYNHENAADDTPNSEKKGSSVNVSVITSTPIRSRSTSRRGSGDNVVVITGKSDQEVRPNTSTVRITADSPDLSNSLASNISQVTVVTTHPPVLVDAVTPSPLSCRPSPTSEVVIVANELNKTQVNETSTDDDGFPSLDSLEYTPQEQPIILTDVSKRVGKKLDESEVLIVSPIIDDLQDTSHVSVVTVGDDKEQVKDSSVLNKHDAVRTSSSHSDVSLVERSSTKSDSGDEITKMIVAGTTVEPIDDDAERNSKKMNGLIKNDKSSMGRIDEKAIKTIKQKEGGKGYKEKRVSPDSFEGSRSQSESGSTRSHTPSKSIDRSDAESISTTISQDSRESNKENHIGQGQSTEVEEEVVLRRKPDYNRDIPRPTRTKEDIQMMNLKKKTRKRTRKFEIDGVVVTTTTSKVIYGDDENGKVYDDQIFRKQELRELKMLQKMEQKQFQDLSQKAQFNKDQQEKRFEQERQLLERNAETDLETLARQQRQQIERAEAQQEADIRLASKKIRSEQERDLKQFRDGIKQETRLLKQEVDLMPKDKRKSAFKIRKEKLDNEHEEREKHFLDKLNESHDLSLRRLSDSHREKIALMERQFLQQKQQLMRTREASIWEQEERHIHEKQQLLKKQLKDIFFLQRHQMLIRHEKELEQMKRMNQRKEEELVKRQTVERRNLPKRIRNEMKAREMMFRESMRISMSSVIAPDPDAEREKLKKFQENEKKRYRAEQQRFELKHSRQLEEVRAQSDATIKELEQLQNEKRKMLMEHETLKLKELEEAYSKELREWKAHLKPRKQRLEEQFALQLEEQEAIYGPSAIPLCLPADLPDLTHHTVGSTRSSLSSVSEG
- the Slik gene encoding sterile20-like kinase isoform X1, with protein sequence MRMCCMSIAKMSFLSNLKKAFHFGGNDAKKKKLYNNIKMDCNPEEFWEMVGELGDGAFGKVYKAQHRQTHQLAAAKMCALEGEDDLSDFMIEIDILSECKHPNVVELHEAYFIEGKLWMLIEYCDGGAVDSIMVELEKALTEPQIAYICQHMTKGLAFLHKSKVIHRDLKAGNVLLTMAGGVKLADFGVSAKNKHTLQKHDTFIGTPYWMAPEVVLCETFRDNPYDFKVDIWSLGITLIEFAQMEPPNHEMSPMRVLLKIQKSDPPKLDQPGKWSKDFNDFIAKALIKDPTSRPTADELIKHPFISRNLDSKPIRDLLLEYKADVVEEELVDEEAEKAKKAKKHREQYQRIGCACGSPGPRQPHHPCVCQEQRTSQLPLELDQLGDDSASMRSDADVKISEKENLIASPVSAKKEESHKREINRDGEKEDRNKKLRKAESKENIPASVEKKQAPKPPSTSETNERRISREKGPAPPPPPMRQDSKNEDKENNLKIADKQSSVEMMDQCKVADEKQQDDVLSKCQETLDREQTYVDTLREKQNVLGSLEKITDEKEKSNLDMTKKFDIKQKPVDNKIGPPTRTQLTLEEKRKSAPVKQESSEDWSKPMFNKQSSLEEKSRFEKKTPVDVQVKRQSSTEENYKSLQEKRKSVEEKINAVLEKRFSMDSEMRMNISSLEKLAHREIPNVISSEKNIMKACSTENIKTDYGPCKAESVVKSHSEGSSRYDSLENFSDEFDGKRDKKKWLHKEYNHENAADDTPNSEKKGSSVNVSVITSTPIRSRSTSRRGSGDNVVVITGKSDQEVRPNTSTVRITADSPDLSNSLASNISQVTVVTTHPPVLVDAVTPSPLSCRPSPTSEVVIVANELNKTQVNETSTDDDGFPSLDSLEYTPQEQPIILTDVSKRVGKKLDESEVLIVSPIIDDLQDTSHVSVVTVGDDKEQVKDSSVLNKHDAVRTSSSHSDVSLVERSSTKSDSGDEITKMIVAGTTVEPIDDDAERNSKKMNGLIKNDKSSMGRIDEKAIKTIKQKEGGKGYKEKRVSPDSFEGSRSQSESGSTRSHTPSKSIDRSDAESISTTISQDSRESNKENHIGQGQSTEVEEEVVLRRKPDYNRDIPRPTRTKEDIQMMNLKKKTRKRTRKFEIDGVVVTTTTSKVIYGDDENGKVYDDQIFRKQELRELKMLQKMEQKQFQDLSQKAQFNKDQQEKRFEQERQLLERNAETDLETLARQQRQQIERAEAQQEADIRLASKKIRSEQERDLKQFRDGIKQETRLLKQEVDLMPKDKRKSAFKIRKEKLDNEHEEREKHFLDKLNESHDLSLRRLSDSHREKIALMERQFLQQKQQLMRTREASIWEQEERHIHEKQQLLKKQLKDIFFLQRHQMLIRHEKELEQMKRMNQRKEEELVKRQTVERRNLPKRIRNEMKAREMMFRESMRISMSSVIAPDPDAEREKLKKFQENEKKRYRAEQQRFELKHSRQLEEVRAQSDATIKELEQLQNEKRKMLMEHETLKLKELEEAYSKELREWKAHLKPRKQKLEAELTAEMEALEAHYRDYLPSGLSGLCSHPLDYSHISNFESWRKSPRLPRSTPASPSPFTIPRVSLRVGAGADTSSVNGMLSRSHSKLDLVPSSSPRR
- the Slik gene encoding sterile20-like kinase isoform X6; its protein translation is MRMCCMSIAKMSFLSNLKKAFHFGGNDAKKKKLYNNIKMDCNPEEFWEMVGELGDGAFGKVYKAQHRQTHQLAAAKMCALEGEDDLSDFMIEIDILSECKHPNVVELHEAYFIEGKLWMLIEYCDGGAVDSIMVELEKALTEPQIAYICQHMTKGLAFLHKSKVIHRDLKAGNVLLTMAGGVKLADFGVSAKNKHTLQKHDTFIGTPYWMAPEVVLCETFRDNPYDFKVDIWSLGITLIEFAQMEPPNHEMSPMRVLLKIQKSDPPKLDQPGKWSKDFNDFIAKALIKDPTSRPTADELIKHPFISRNLDSKPIRDLLLEYKADVVEEELVDEEAEEQRTSQLPLELDQLGDDSASMRSDADVKISEKENLIASPVSAKKEESHKREINRDGEKEDRNKKLRKAESKENIPASVEKKQAPKPPSTSETNERRISREKGPAPPPPPMRQDSKNEDKENNLKIADKQSSVEMMDQCKVADEKQQDDVLSKCQETLDREQTYVDTLREKQNVLGSLEKITDEKEKSNLDMTKKFDIKQKPVDNKIGPPTRTQLTLEEKRKSAPVKQESSEDWSKPMFNKQSSLEEKSRFEKKTPVDVQVKRQSSTEENYKSLQEKRKSVEEKINAVLEKRFSMDSEMRMNISSLEKLAHREIPNVISSEKNIMKACSTENIKTDYGPCKAESVVKSHSEGSSRYDSLENFSDEFDGKRDKKKWLHKEYNHENAADDTPNSEKKGSSVNVSVITSTPIRSRSTSRRGSGDNVVVITGKSDQEVRPNTSTVRITADSPDLSNSLASNISQVTVVTTHPPVLVDAVTPSPLSCRPSPTSEVVIVANELNKTQVNETSTDDDGFPSLDSLEYTPQEQPIILTDVSKRVGKKLDESEVLIVSPIIDDLQDTSHVSVVTVGDDKEQVKDSSVLNKHDAVRTSSSHSDVSLVERSSTKSDSGDEITKMIVAGTTVEPIDDDAERNSKKMNGLIKNDKSSMGRIDEKAIKTIKQKEGGKGYKEKRVSPDSFEGSRSQSESGSTRSHTPSKSIDRSDAESISTTISQDSRESNKENHIGQGQSTEVEEEVVLRRKPDYNRDIPRPTRTKEDIQMMNLKKKTRKRTRKFEIDGVVVTTTTSKVIYGDDENGKVYDDQIFRKQELRELKMLQKMEQKQFQDLSQKAQFNKDQQEKRFEQERQLLERNAETDLETLARQQRQQIERAEAQQEADIRLASKKIRSEQERDLKQFRDGIKQETRLLKQEVDLMPKDKRKSAFKIRKEKLDNEHEEREKHFLDKLNESHDLSLRRLSDSHREKIALMERQFLQQKQQLMRTREASIWEQEERHIHEKQQLLKKQLKDIFFLQRHQMLIRHEKELEQMKRMNQRKEEELVKRQTVERRNLPKRIRNEMKAREMMFRESMRISMSSVIAPDPDAEREKLKKFQENEKKRYRAEQQRFELKHSRQLEEVRAQSDATIKELEQLQNEKRKMLMEHETLKLKELEEAYSKELREWKAHLKPRKQRLEEQFALQLEEQEAIYGPSAIPLCLPADLPDLTHHTVGSTRSSLSSVSEG